From Salvia splendens isolate huo1 chromosome 3, SspV2, whole genome shotgun sequence, a single genomic window includes:
- the LOC121796844 gene encoding uncharacterized protein LOC121796844 has product MRLFLNEMDAFRMEAYDSSSTYKERIKVYHDKMISPRELTLGDVVLLHNSRLSPFPGKLKSKWTGPYMINKIYDSGTVELLAPDTTLFQSNGHRVKKYYSMDKVMEEEVELEEPPME; this is encoded by the coding sequence ATGCGTCTTTTTCTCAATGAGATGGACGCGTTTCGAATGGAAGCTTATGATAGCTCGTCTACTTACAAAGAGAGGATTAAGGTCTACCATGATAAGATGATTAGTCCACGGGAGCTCACCTTGGGGGATGTAGTTTTGTTGCACAATTCGAGACTCTCTCCTTTCCCTGGAAagttgaagtccaaatggaccgGCCCCTACATGATCAATAAAATCTATGATAGTGGGACGGTTGAGTTGCTAGCTCCGGATACGACGTTGTTTCAATCCAATGGTCACCGTGTGAAGAAATACTATAGCATGGACAAGGTGATGGAGGAGGAAGTGGAACTAGAAGAACCACCCATGGAATAA